The following proteins are encoded in a genomic region of Actinomadura sp. NAK00032:
- a CDS encoding glucose 1-dehydrogenase, producing MGRVDGKVALVSGGARGIGAAAARALVAEGARVVIGDILDDEGRAVAAELGEACRYVHLDVTSPEDWTAAVAAAVGEFGRLDVLFNNAGIANGAAITRFSLEKWQQIIDVNLTGPFLGIRAAADALIAAGGGSIINNSSIEGLRGTSWAHGYVASKWGLRGLTKSVAVELAPHGVRVNSLHPGLIRTPITEGIPDDMVPIPLGRPGQPEDVASFVVFLASDESSYATGAEFVIDGGTVNQIPHKG from the coding sequence ATGGGACGTGTGGACGGGAAGGTCGCCCTGGTCAGCGGCGGCGCGCGCGGCATCGGGGCGGCCGCCGCCCGGGCGCTGGTGGCCGAGGGCGCGCGGGTCGTGATCGGCGACATCCTCGACGACGAGGGCCGCGCGGTCGCGGCGGAGCTGGGCGAGGCGTGCCGCTACGTGCATCTGGACGTGACGAGCCCGGAGGACTGGACGGCCGCCGTCGCCGCGGCCGTCGGCGAGTTCGGCCGGCTCGACGTGCTGTTCAACAACGCGGGCATCGCCAACGGGGCCGCCATCACCCGCTTCTCGCTGGAGAAGTGGCAGCAGATCATCGACGTCAACCTCACCGGCCCGTTCCTCGGCATCCGCGCGGCGGCCGACGCGCTGATCGCGGCCGGCGGCGGCTCGATCATCAACAACTCCTCCATCGAGGGGCTGCGCGGCACCTCCTGGGCGCACGGCTACGTGGCCTCCAAGTGGGGCCTGCGCGGCCTGACCAAGTCGGTCGCCGTCGAACTCGCGCCGCACGGCGTCCGGGTCAACTCGCTGCACCCCGGGCTGATCCGCACGCCGATCACCGAGGGCATCCCCGACGACATGGTCCCGATCCCGCTCGGCCGTCCCGGGCAGCCCGAGGACGTCGCCTCCTTCGTGGTCTTCCTGGCGAGCGACGAGTCGTCCTACGCCACCGGAGCGGAGTTCGTCATCGACGGCGGCACCGTCAACCAGATCCCGCACAAGGGCTGA